In one Nicotiana tomentosiformis chromosome 6, ASM39032v3, whole genome shotgun sequence genomic region, the following are encoded:
- the LOC104089212 gene encoding cell division control protein 6 homolog B-like — protein sequence MPTIPVRRSPRVSGGSKVAGQTVSRNEIGVSTPSKRKFRSNSTTEDNVVTSTLTPSPMGISPSKWKSPRRCVNDSPKSPLNANRGDKAINLSKSPVKRRLSECFLEKPMWNPRNMEQLNAVKEALHVSRAPSNLVCRQVEQNRVLEFCKQAVEKEKAGSLYVCGCPGTGKSLSMEKVKEVLGNWADESGFQAPDTLSVNCTSLSNTSDIFGKILDKIQPRRKLNSSASPLQYLQKMFSEKQQPAGTKMLLIVADELDYLITKDRVVLHELFMLTTFPFSRFVLIGIANAIDLADRFLPKLQSLNCKPAVITFRAYSKDQIISILQQRFEVFPYTIFQPQALELCARKVASASGDMRKALWVCRSAIEMLEAEIRDSISSLDLPSLHGGVSHQQRDGACDKSPIHESNVVRVDHVAIALSKAYRSPVVDTIQSLPQHQQIILCSAVKLFRGKKKDATIGELNISYLDVCKSTLIPPVGIMELSSMCRVLGDQGILKVGKAREEKLSRVTLKVDEADITFALQGIRFFRNCLQQV from the exons TCGGAGTCTCCACTCCTTCAAAACGCAAATTCAGATCCAATTCCACTACTGAAGACAATGTAGTAACTTCAACTTTAACTCCGTCGCCCATGGGAATCTCTCCGTCCAAATGGAAATCACCGCGTCGATGTGTCAATGACAGCCCTAAGAGTCCTCTTAAT GCGAATCGTGGAGATAAAGCAATAAATTTGAGCAAATCACCTGTGAAAAGGAGATTATCTGAATGTTTTCTTGAGAAGCCTATGTGGAATCCAAGAA ATATGGAGCAATTAAATGCAGTGAAGGAGGCATTGCATGTGTCTAGGGCCCCATCAAATCTGGTGTGTCGACAAGTTGAGCAGAATAGAGTTCTGGAGTTTTGTAAGCAAGCTGTGGAAAAAGAGAAGGCTGGGAGTTTGTATGTTTGTGGCTGCCCAGGAACTGGAAAGTCTTTGTCAATGGAGAAGGTCAAAGAGGTCCTGGGTAATTGGGCAGATGAG TCTGGCTTTCAGGCTCCAGACACATTATCCGTCAACTGCACTTCTCTGTCAAACACATCTGATATATTTGGAAAG ATACTTGATAAGATTCAACCACGGAGAAAGCTTAATTCTTCAGCATCACCATTGCAGTATCTTCAGAAAATGTTTTCTGAGAAGCAGCAGCCAGCAGGCACGAAGATGCT GTTAATAGTTGCTGATGAGTTGGATTATTTAATCACAAAAGACAGAGTCGTGCTTCATGAGCTGTTCATGCTAACAACGTTTCCTTTCTCCAGATTTGTTCTGATAG GAATTGCTAATGCAATAGACCTAGCAGATAGATTTCTTCCAAAGCTACAATCCTTGAACT GCAAGCCTGCAGTTATAACATTTCGTGCCTATTCTAAGGACCAGATCATCTCCATTCTTCAGCAAAGATTTGAG GTATTTCCTTACACTATCTTTCAGCCTCAAGCATTGGAACTATGTGCAAGG AAAGTTGCTTCCGCATCTGGAGATATGAGGAAGGCTCTATGGGTTTGCAG GAGTGCAATTGAGATGTTAGAAGCTGAAATAAGAGATTCTATCAGCAGTCTTGATTTACCATCATTACACGGGGGAGTTTCTCATCAACAGAGAGATGGCGCTTGCGATAAATCACCTATACACGAAAGCAATGTT GTTAGGGTCGATCATGTGGCTATTGCTTTATCAAAGGCATATAGATCGCCGGTGGTGGATACTATACAATCACTTCCACAACATCAACAG ATTATACTTTGCTCTGCTGTCAAGCTATTCAGGGGGAAGAAGAAGGATGCGACAATAGGCGAG CTGAACATCTCGTACCTCGATGTCTGTAAATCAACTTTAATACCACCAGTTGGAATCATGGAGCTATCAAGCATGTGTAGAGTGCTAGGAGACCAG GGGATTCTAAAGGTAGGAAAGGCTCGAGAAGAAAAATTAAGTAGAGTAACTCTAAAGGTTGATGAAGCAGACATCACCTTTGCATTGCAG GGAATACGCTTCTTTCGAAATTGTCTTCAACAAGTGTGA